A window of the Pseudomonas gozinkensis genome harbors these coding sequences:
- a CDS encoding halovibrin HvnA produces the protein MNGKLALGLMLVLSLAACQLHEQGSLQSPDTEKAVPRTVSSAAQSGPAVAAALTARYLDVRANCGSASMPAFLCRGIILRSTVPSTAYKAWNPSPHSQNSGGVSFSYLSADSKFTGLVFRQKNGFIFHPVLNSPIGTAKIEILCAFPIDGGTTLRDKPGCGAHPYDPVGSRRCQTVGITTAEQWVARWNQYKMGYNMCSFDVRDSMNNLAADSFYQSIRAHNLANFFAGLHDYIELILATWPQDIPSKLPIQAFFYLNDGLAGAQYDQTDFFKSTGIVIPIIKITLPVTPAADAVFTFNPADQVEKECSPNPENPC, from the coding sequence ATGAACGGGAAACTTGCACTCGGATTGATGCTCGTTCTGTCATTGGCAGCGTGTCAGCTTCACGAGCAGGGATCATTACAGAGTCCGGATACTGAAAAAGCGGTTCCCCGTACAGTTTCCTCGGCGGCACAAAGCGGTCCAGCAGTGGCAGCGGCTCTGACCGCGCGATATCTGGATGTAAGGGCGAATTGTGGTTCTGCTTCCATGCCCGCGTTTCTCTGCCGCGGGATCATCCTTCGCTCTACCGTTCCGTCTACCGCCTACAAGGCGTGGAACCCCAGTCCCCATTCTCAAAATAGTGGAGGTGTATCTTTTTCGTACCTGAGTGCAGATTCCAAATTTACCGGCCTCGTATTCAGGCAAAAAAACGGCTTCATCTTTCATCCAGTACTGAACAGTCCCATCGGTACGGCCAAAATTGAAATTCTGTGCGCATTTCCTATCGACGGGGGAACCACTTTACGCGACAAACCCGGTTGCGGAGCACATCCTTACGACCCGGTGGGCAGCCGCCGGTGCCAGACAGTAGGAATAACTACCGCAGAACAATGGGTCGCACGGTGGAATCAATACAAGATGGGCTACAACATGTGTAGCTTTGATGTCAGAGATTCGATGAATAATCTGGCTGCTGATTCGTTCTATCAAAGTATCAGGGCGCACAATTTGGCGAACTTCTTCGCGGGATTACACGATTACATCGAGTTGATTCTGGCCACGTGGCCCCAGGATATTCCGAGTAAGTTGCCCATTCAGGCCTTCTTCTATCTGAATGATGGATTGGCGGGTGCGCAATACGATCAGACAGACTTTTTCAAATCGACGGGGATCGTCATTCCGATCATAAAAATCACACTGCCAGTCACACCGGCAGCCGATGCAGTGTTCACCTTCAACCCGGCAGACCAAGTGGAAAAGGAATGCTCGCCGAACCCTGAAAACCCCTGCTAA
- a CDS encoding hybrid sensor histidine kinase/response regulator, whose protein sequence is MLSNIQAKLLIVDDLPENLLALEALIKREDRTVYKALSADEALSLLLQHEFAMAILDVQMPGMNGFELAELMRGTEKTKNIPIIFVSAAGRELNYAFKGYESGAVDFLHKPLDIHAVKSKVNVFVDLYRQSKAMKQQVEALEQSRREQEALLQQLQSTQGELEQAVRMRDDFMSIVAHEVRTPLNGLILETQLRKMHLARDNAAAFTLDKMHAMVDRDERQIKSLIRLIEDMLDVSRIRTGKLSIRPSRFDLAQLVGNLLQNFAQQIEAAETEVSFTAKEPVQGQWDEFRIEQVVSNLLTNALRYGGKSPIQVRVYREGNEARVEVQDQGIGISEENQKRIFQQFERVSAKTVVAGLGLGLFISEQIVAAHGGSIVVESKINEGALFRVCLPLQENGETNATSE, encoded by the coding sequence ATGCTGAGCAATATCCAGGCAAAACTGCTGATCGTCGACGATCTGCCCGAGAACCTGCTGGCCCTCGAAGCGCTGATCAAACGTGAGGATCGCACCGTTTACAAAGCACTGTCGGCGGACGAAGCGCTGTCGCTGCTGCTGCAACACGAGTTCGCCATGGCCATTCTTGACGTGCAGATGCCCGGCATGAACGGTTTCGAGCTGGCCGAGCTGATGCGCGGCACCGAGAAAACCAAGAATATCCCGATCATCTTCGTCAGCGCCGCCGGGCGTGAACTGAACTACGCGTTCAAGGGCTATGAAAGCGGCGCAGTGGACTTCCTGCACAAGCCGCTGGACATCCATGCGGTGAAGAGCAAGGTCAACGTCTTTGTCGACCTGTACCGCCAGAGCAAGGCGATGAAACAACAGGTCGAAGCCCTCGAGCAGAGCCGTCGCGAACAGGAAGCGCTGTTGCAGCAACTGCAAAGCACCCAGGGCGAGCTGGAGCAGGCGGTGCGCATGCGCGACGATTTCATGTCGATCGTCGCCCACGAAGTGCGTACGCCGCTCAACGGCCTTATCCTCGAAACCCAGTTGCGCAAGATGCACCTGGCCCGGGACAACGCCGCCGCGTTCACCCTCGACAAGATGCACGCGATGGTCGACCGCGACGAGCGCCAGATCAAAAGCCTGATCCGGCTGATCGAGGACATGCTCGACGTGTCGCGGATCCGCACCGGTAAGCTGTCGATCCGGCCGAGTCGGTTCGATCTGGCGCAACTGGTCGGCAATCTGCTGCAAAATTTCGCCCAGCAGATCGAAGCGGCCGAGACTGAAGTCAGCTTCACGGCGAAGGAACCGGTGCAAGGGCAGTGGGACGAATTCCGCATCGAGCAGGTGGTGTCGAACCTGCTGACCAACGCCTTGCGTTATGGCGGTAAAAGTCCGATCCAGGTTCGGGTCTATCGCGAAGGCAATGAAGCCCGGGTCGAAGTTCAGGATCAGGGCATCGGCATCAGCGAGGAAAACCAGAAACGCATTTTTCAACAGTTCGAACGGGTTTCCGCCAAGACGGTGGTCGCCGGTCTCGGACTGGGTCTGTTCATTTCCGAGCAGATCGTCGCCGCCCATGGCGGCTCCATCGTCGTCGAAAGCAAGATCAACGAGGGCGCCCTGTTTCGCGTTTGTCTGCCGCTCCAGGAAAACGGCGAAACAAACGCAACCTCTGAGTGA
- a CDS encoding response regulator, which translates to MSSPSSVDEQRFRKLLSRNVSLPLGVGVISAVFFISLITYLLSVIQWVEHTDRVINNANEAVKLTVDLETGMRGYLLSGDEHFLDPYETAKPRIAVALSTLLELTADNPVQTDRLRRLQALQTEWATYAQSMIDLQRSSGDYKAAVKAGRGKRLTDEIRKQFDDVIDTEQTLRTTRNEDVRRTTIWSISLYLLFVAGISGLLAYVGRRDLVNLSQSYGATLAAQEASAQRLEQQAWLRNGQTQLAEQVLGQLTVNLLGRNILQFCAQYLGTAVAALYVREEHGGLKRVATYGFSREQEQQDQSIYSDEGIVGQVAQQARLIRLDSVPSDYFKVSSGLGEGLPHSVLVVPTSDDDRVNGVIELGFLRPLTDRDVALLELIAGNIGTSIEAARYRQRLQEVLAETQQLNEELQVQQEELKTANEELEEQSRILKESQAHLETQQVELEQTNEQLAEQAQTLAEQRDAMDQKNTELNQAQVQLEERAEELQRSSKYKSEFLANMSHELRTPLNSSLILAKLLAENPQDNLSAEQVKFAESIYSAGNDLLNLINDILDISKVEAGKLEVMPENTSVARLADGLRSVFEPLAADKKLTFSVELQSDAPITLFTDRQRLEQVIKNLLSNAVKFTEHGTVSLTIAGQPDNRIAFIVRDSGIGIAQDQQESIFEAFRQADGTTNRKYGGTGLGLSISRDLATLLGGSISVSSAPGQGSAFTLVLPQQYSEPGDTPVTPLTFSPPASAPVIAPVAAVSPLAPVDIPRFNDDRNKAPFNTRCILVVEDEPNFAHILYDLAHELGYQCLVAHGADEGYDLAKEFLPDAILLDMRLPDHSGLTVLQRLKEHAETRHIPVHVISVEDRVEAAMHMGAIGYAVKPTTREELKDVFARLEAKLTQKVKRVLLVEDDDLQRESIARLIGDDDIEITAVGLAQDALDLLRTTIFDCMVIDLKLPDMLGNDLLKRMSTEDICSFPPVIVYTGRNLTRDEEADLRKYSRSIIIKGARSPERLLDEVTLFLHKVESQLSHERQKMLKTARSRDKVFEGRKVLLVDDDVRNIFALTSALETKGAVVVIGRNGREAIEKLNEVEDIDLVLMDVMMPEMDGFEATMEIRKDPRWRKLPIIAVTAKAMKDDQERCLQAGANDYLAKPIDLDRLFSLIRVWLPKMERI; encoded by the coding sequence ATGTCCTCTCCGTCTTCGGTTGATGAGCAACGGTTTCGCAAACTCCTGAGTCGCAACGTCAGTTTGCCGTTGGGCGTCGGCGTCATCAGTGCCGTGTTCTTTATTTCCCTGATCACTTATCTGTTGTCCGTGATCCAGTGGGTGGAGCACACCGACCGGGTGATCAATAACGCCAACGAAGCGGTGAAACTCACCGTGGACCTCGAAACCGGCATGCGCGGGTATCTGCTTAGTGGTGACGAGCATTTCCTCGACCCGTACGAGACGGCCAAACCACGCATCGCCGTGGCGCTGAGCACCTTGCTTGAACTGACCGCCGACAACCCGGTGCAGACCGATCGCCTGCGCCGTCTTCAGGCGCTGCAAACCGAGTGGGCGACCTACGCGCAGTCGATGATCGACCTGCAACGCTCCAGCGGCGACTACAAGGCTGCGGTCAAGGCAGGTCGCGGCAAGCGCCTGACCGACGAGATCCGCAAGCAGTTCGACGACGTGATCGATACCGAGCAGACATTGCGTACCACACGCAACGAAGACGTTCGCCGCACCACGATCTGGAGCATCAGCCTCTACCTGCTGTTCGTGGCAGGTATCAGTGGTCTGCTGGCCTATGTCGGTCGGCGCGATCTGGTCAACCTTTCGCAAAGTTACGGTGCGACCCTGGCGGCGCAAGAGGCCAGTGCACAACGTCTCGAGCAGCAAGCCTGGTTGCGCAACGGGCAGACCCAACTCGCCGAACAAGTGTTGGGGCAACTGACGGTCAATCTGTTGGGGCGCAACATTCTGCAGTTCTGCGCCCAGTACCTTGGCACCGCCGTGGCCGCGCTTTATGTGCGCGAGGAGCATGGCGGCCTCAAACGCGTGGCGACCTACGGTTTCTCTCGCGAGCAGGAACAACAGGATCAATCGATTTACAGCGACGAGGGCATCGTCGGGCAGGTCGCCCAGCAGGCCCGACTGATTCGACTCGACTCGGTGCCGTCCGACTATTTCAAGGTCAGTTCCGGCCTGGGCGAAGGCCTGCCGCACAGCGTGCTGGTGGTGCCGACCAGCGATGACGACCGGGTCAACGGCGTGATCGAACTGGGTTTCCTGCGGCCGCTCACCGACCGTGATGTGGCCCTGCTGGAGCTGATTGCCGGCAACATCGGCACGTCCATTGAAGCGGCGCGTTATCGCCAGCGCTTGCAGGAAGTACTGGCCGAAACCCAGCAGCTCAACGAAGAGTTGCAGGTGCAGCAGGAGGAGCTGAAAACCGCCAACGAAGAGCTGGAAGAGCAGTCGCGGATTCTCAAGGAATCCCAGGCGCATCTGGAAACCCAGCAAGTCGAACTGGAACAGACCAACGAGCAACTGGCCGAACAGGCCCAGACCCTGGCCGAGCAGCGCGACGCCATGGATCAGAAGAACACCGAGCTCAATCAGGCTCAGGTGCAGCTCGAAGAACGCGCCGAAGAACTGCAGCGTTCCAGCAAGTACAAGTCAGAGTTCCTGGCCAACATGTCCCACGAGCTGCGCACGCCGCTGAACAGTTCGCTGATCCTGGCCAAGCTGCTGGCGGAAAACCCGCAGGACAACCTCAGCGCCGAGCAGGTCAAGTTCGCCGAGTCGATCTATTCCGCCGGCAACGATCTGCTCAACCTGATCAACGATATTCTCGACATTTCCAAGGTGGAGGCCGGCAAGCTCGAAGTGATGCCGGAAAACACCAGCGTCGCGCGTCTGGCCGACGGCTTGCGCAGCGTGTTCGAACCGCTGGCGGCGGACAAGAAGCTGACGTTCAGTGTCGAGTTGCAGTCCGATGCGCCGATCACCCTGTTCACCGACCGTCAGCGTCTTGAGCAAGTGATCAAGAACCTGCTGTCCAACGCCGTGAAATTCACCGAGCACGGTACGGTCAGCCTGACCATCGCCGGTCAGCCGGACAATCGCATCGCCTTCATCGTGCGCGACTCGGGGATCGGGATCGCTCAGGACCAGCAGGAAAGCATCTTCGAGGCCTTCCGCCAGGCCGACGGCACCACCAACCGCAAATACGGTGGCACCGGCTTGGGCCTGTCGATTTCCCGGGATCTGGCGACATTGCTGGGCGGCTCGATCAGTGTCAGCAGCGCGCCGGGGCAGGGCAGTGCCTTCACCCTGGTGTTGCCGCAGCAATACAGCGAGCCGGGCGACACGCCGGTAACGCCGCTAACCTTCAGCCCACCGGCCTCCGCACCTGTGATTGCACCTGTGGCAGCGGTTTCGCCACTGGCGCCCGTCGACATCCCGCGTTTCAACGATGACCGCAACAAAGCGCCATTCAATACCCGCTGCATCCTCGTGGTGGAAGACGAACCGAATTTCGCCCACATCCTTTATGACCTGGCCCATGAACTGGGTTATCAGTGCCTGGTCGCCCACGGTGCCGATGAAGGTTATGACCTGGCGAAAGAGTTTTTGCCGGACGCGATCCTGCTGGACATGCGCCTGCCGGACCATTCAGGCCTGACCGTGCTGCAACGCCTGAAGGAACACGCCGAAACCCGCCACATCCCGGTGCACGTGATTTCCGTGGAAGACCGCGTCGAAGCGGCGATGCACATGGGAGCCATCGGTTACGCGGTCAAGCCGACCACCCGCGAAGAGCTCAAGGACGTGTTCGCGCGCCTTGAAGCCAAGCTGACCCAAAAGGTCAAACGCGTGCTGCTGGTCGAGGACGATGATCTGCAACGGGAAAGCATCGCCCGGCTGATCGGCGACGACGACATCGAAATCACCGCTGTAGGACTTGCCCAGGACGCGCTGGATCTGCTGCGCACGACGATCTTCGATTGCATGGTCATCGACCTGAAGCTGCCGGACATGCTCGGCAACGACCTGCTCAAGCGCATGTCCACCGAAGACATCTGCTCGTTCCCGCCTGTCATCGTCTACACCGGGCGCAATCTGACCCGCGACGAAGAGGCGGATCTGCGCAAGTATTCGCGCTCGATCATCATCAAGGGCGCACGCTCGCCGGAGCGTTTGCTGGACGAGGTCACACTCTTTCTGCACAAAGTCGAATCGCAGTTGTCCCATGAACGGCAGAAGATGCTCAAGACCGCCCGCAGCCGCGACAAGGTCTTCGAAGGTCGCAAAGTGCTGTTGGTGGACGACGATGTACGTAACATCTTCGCCCTGACCAGCGCGCTGGAAACCAAGGGTGCAGTCGTGGTGATCGGTCGAAACGGTCGTGAAGCGATTGAAAAACTGAATGAAGTCGAGGACATCGACCTGGTGCTGATGGACGTGATGATGCCGGAAATGGATGGTTTTGAAGCCACCATGGAAATCCGCAAGGATCCGCGCTGGCGCAAGCTGCCGATCATCGCGGTGACGGCCAAGGCCATGAAGGACGATCAGGAGCGTTGCCTGCAGGCGGGCGCCAATGATTACCTGGCCAAGCCCATCGACCTGGATCGTCTTTTCTCGCTGATTCGCGTGTGGTTACCGAAGATGGAACGCATTTAG
- a CDS encoding chemotaxis protein CheB, whose translation MNSAADLPRVEAIVVGASAGGVEALLTLLGSLRAGFGLPIIIVLHLPEERRSQLAEVFARRVALPVTEAIDKQDIEPGTVYFATPGYHLSVEQDLSLSLSLEDRLHHSRPSIDFLFESAADAYGPALAAVLLTGANHDGARGLAHVKQQGGLTVVQDPDEAQVATMPRAALKTHQPDYILPIHGIGRLLVELERIAC comes from the coding sequence ATGAACAGCGCAGCAGATTTGCCTCGGGTCGAGGCGATTGTGGTCGGAGCTTCCGCCGGTGGCGTCGAGGCCTTGCTGACACTGCTCGGCTCACTGCGGGCCGGGTTCGGGTTGCCGATCATCATCGTGCTGCATCTGCCGGAAGAACGCCGCAGCCAACTCGCGGAGGTGTTTGCCCGGCGAGTGGCGCTGCCAGTGACTGAAGCCATCGATAAACAGGACATTGAGCCCGGCACCGTTTACTTCGCGACGCCGGGTTATCACTTGTCGGTGGAGCAGGACCTGAGCCTGTCGCTGAGCCTTGAAGACCGCTTGCATCACTCGCGGCCTTCGATCGATTTTCTGTTCGAGTCCGCCGCCGATGCCTACGGGCCGGCGCTGGCCGCCGTGCTGCTGACTGGCGCCAACCACGATGGTGCCCGGGGCCTGGCCCACGTCAAACAGCAGGGCGGGCTGACCGTCGTGCAGGATCCTGACGAGGCTCAGGTCGCCACCATGCCGCGCGCGGCGCTGAAGACGCATCAACCGGATTACATACTTCCCATCCACGGCATCGGCCGTCTGCTTGTCGAGCTGGAACGAATCGCATGCTGA
- a CDS encoding glycosyltransferase, with product MSQPATKVLVIGYVWPEPRSSAASGHVMQILETFLQQGWQVTFASPAGVGEHPADLGQLGIRTVPIELNNSSFDTFISELAPDIVLFDQFMIEEQFGWRVEKHCPDALRVLETSDLQSLRHARHQRLKDRLKAGDDADDFHELFAPALREEFELMADTDLARREIAALYRCDLNLMISPVEIELLVQQFKLPPELLHWCPLMVEPPSTPAKTFAERTDFLSIGNFRHAPNWDAVLWLKSTVWPLIREQLPKAQLRIYGAYTPPKAAALHNAAQGFHIMNWAEDALQVMSDARICLAPLRFGAGIKGKLIDAMLCGTPSITTPIGAEGMHIQQPWPGAICRTAQDFADAAVKLYRDETRWQAAQTQGHTLLEDIYQQVVHGPALINKLLECRENIEQLRRNNFTGSMLRHHSHKSTQYMAQWIEAKNRNK from the coding sequence ATGAGTCAGCCCGCAACCAAAGTCCTCGTCATTGGTTACGTCTGGCCGGAACCCCGCTCATCGGCAGCAAGCGGGCATGTCATGCAGATTCTCGAAACGTTCCTGCAACAGGGCTGGCAAGTCACCTTCGCCAGTCCTGCCGGTGTTGGCGAACACCCGGCCGATCTTGGCCAACTGGGAATCCGCACTGTCCCGATAGAACTGAACAACAGCAGTTTCGACACGTTTATCAGCGAACTGGCGCCGGATATCGTCCTGTTCGACCAGTTCATGATCGAAGAACAGTTCGGCTGGCGCGTGGAAAAACACTGCCCCGATGCCTTGCGTGTTCTGGAAACATCGGATCTGCAAAGCCTGCGCCATGCCAGGCATCAGCGCTTGAAGGATCGGCTGAAGGCCGGTGATGACGCAGACGACTTCCATGAATTGTTCGCACCTGCGCTGCGTGAAGAATTCGAGTTGATGGCTGACACTGACCTGGCCAGGCGCGAGATTGCCGCGCTTTATCGCTGCGATCTGAACCTGATGATCTCGCCAGTAGAAATCGAACTGCTGGTACAGCAGTTCAAGTTGCCACCCGAGCTGTTGCACTGGTGCCCATTGATGGTTGAACCGCCCAGTACGCCAGCAAAAACCTTTGCTGAACGCACGGACTTCCTCAGTATCGGCAACTTCCGCCACGCGCCGAACTGGGATGCCGTTCTGTGGTTGAAATCGACGGTCTGGCCGCTGATCCGCGAGCAACTTCCCAAGGCGCAGTTGCGCATCTATGGTGCCTACACACCACCCAAGGCCGCGGCCTTGCACAATGCCGCGCAAGGGTTCCACATCATGAACTGGGCAGAAGATGCCTTGCAGGTCATGTCCGATGCGCGTATCTGCCTGGCGCCTCTTCGTTTCGGTGCCGGCATCAAGGGCAAACTGATCGATGCGATGCTTTGCGGCACGCCGAGTATCACCACACCGATTGGAGCCGAAGGCATGCATATCCAGCAGCCTTGGCCGGGGGCAATCTGTCGCACGGCGCAGGATTTCGCCGATGCCGCAGTCAAACTTTATCGTGACGAAACACGCTGGCAGGCAGCCCAAACCCAGGGACATACACTGCTCGAAGATATTTATCAGCAAGTCGTTCATGGACCGGCGCTTATCAACAAACTACTTGAATGCCGTGAGAACATTGAACAACTAAGGCGCAATAACTTCACTGGCAGCATGTTGCGACATCATTCTCACAAGAGCACACAATACATGGCCCAGTGGATCGAGGCCAAAAACCGGAACAAATAG
- a CDS encoding response regulator: MSSTPSTILVVEDDAIVRMLIVDVLEELDFKVLEADGSEQALEILKDLNQHIDLMMTDVGLPIMDGRQLATEARNLRPALPILFASGYAETIEVPADMQVIGKPFSIDQLRDKVKSMLEN, translated from the coding sequence ATGTCCAGTACCCCGTCCACCATCCTTGTAGTCGAAGACGACGCTATCGTGCGTATGCTGATCGTCGATGTGCTGGAGGAACTGGACTTCAAGGTTCTGGAAGCAGATGGCAGCGAGCAGGCGCTGGAAATCCTCAAGGACCTGAATCAGCACATCGACCTGATGATGACCGACGTCGGCCTGCCGATCATGGATGGCCGCCAGTTGGCCACCGAAGCTCGCAACCTGCGCCCTGCCCTGCCGATTCTGTTCGCCAGCGGCTATGCCGAGACAATTGAAGTGCCGGCGGATATGCAGGTGATCGGCAAACCGTTCTCGATTGATCAACTACGCGACAAAGTAAAAAGCATGCTGGAAAACTAG
- a CDS encoding response regulator, with protein MSVDAQDVVLVVEDEPVILMVLTDYLSGQGYRVLQAENGEQAFEILASKPHLDMLITDFRLPGGISGVQIAEPAVKLRPDLKVIFISGYPQEIRETGSPITRRAPILEKPFDLDVLQEKIQELLA; from the coding sequence ATGAGCGTAGATGCACAAGATGTAGTACTCGTCGTCGAGGACGAACCGGTGATCCTGATGGTCCTGACCGATTATTTGTCAGGCCAGGGCTATCGCGTATTGCAGGCCGAAAACGGCGAGCAGGCGTTCGAGATTCTGGCGAGCAAGCCGCATCTGGACATGTTGATTACCGATTTCCGCCTGCCGGGCGGGATCTCCGGCGTGCAGATCGCCGAACCTGCCGTCAAATTGCGCCCCGATCTGAAGGTGATCTTCATCAGCGGCTACCCGCAGGAAATCCGGGAGACCGGCAGCCCTATCACCCGCAGGGCGCCGATCCTGGAAAAACCGTTCGATCTGGATGTGTTGCAGGAAAAGATTCAGGAACTGCTGGCCTGA
- a CDS encoding CheR family methyltransferase translates to MERSNPVERNSEIELRLLIEAIYLKYSYDFRDYSGASIKRRVQHALSQFECATISALQEKVLHDPTAFMQLLQLLTIPVSEMFRDPSHFLAIRQEVVPLLKTYPSIKIWIAGCSTGEEVYSMAILLREEGLLDRTIIYATDINPRSLDKAKQGIFSMENVRAYTANYQQAGGQRSFADYYTAAYGYAIFDKSLCENVTFADHSLATDSVFSETQLISCRNVLIYFNKKLQDRAFGLFHESLCHRGFLVLGSKETLDFSGYSNQFEPLVKQERIYRKS, encoded by the coding sequence GTGGAACGTAGTAATCCCGTTGAACGGAACAGTGAAATCGAACTGCGGTTGCTGATCGAGGCGATTTATCTCAAGTACAGCTACGACTTTCGCGATTACTCCGGCGCGTCGATCAAGCGTCGGGTGCAGCATGCGCTGAGCCAGTTCGAATGCGCGACCATTTCGGCGTTGCAGGAAAAGGTCCTGCACGACCCGACGGCGTTCATGCAGTTGCTGCAATTGCTGACGATTCCGGTCAGCGAGATGTTCCGCGATCCGTCGCACTTCCTGGCGATCCGCCAGGAAGTGGTGCCGCTACTCAAGACCTATCCGTCGATCAAGATCTGGATCGCCGGGTGCAGCACGGGCGAGGAGGTTTACTCGATGGCGATTCTGCTGCGCGAGGAGGGCCTGCTCGACCGCACGATCATCTACGCCACCGACATCAACCCGCGCTCGCTGGACAAGGCCAAGCAGGGGATCTTTTCGATGGAAAACGTGCGCGCCTACACGGCCAACTATCAGCAGGCCGGCGGTCAGCGCTCCTTCGCCGACTACTACACTGCTGCCTATGGCTACGCGATCTTCGACAAGAGCCTGTGCGAGAACGTGACCTTCGCCGATCACAGCCTGGCGACCGATAGTGTATTCTCTGAAACTCAATTAATTTCATGCCGTAACGTGTTGATTTACTTCAATAAAAAGCTTCAGGATCGAGCTTTCGGATTGTTCCATGAATCGTTGTGCCACCGTGGATTCCTGGTCTTGGGCAGCAAGGAAACTCTGGATTTTTCCGGCTACTCCAATCAGTTCGAACCGCTGGTGAAACAAGAACGGATCTACCGCAAATCATGA